Proteins encoded together in one Rhizobium bangladeshense window:
- a CDS encoding CBS domain-containing protein: protein MLVQDIMTSPAITATTSCSVAEAAKLMLDNRISGLPVVDANGALVGIVSEGDFLRRSELNTERKRPWLLEWLTSSGKIAAEYVRTHGRRIQEVMTAQVSTIAPTAAISDAVRLMERQDIKRLPVVENGRLVGIVARSDLLRALSRALPAAPLSPEDAQIQAAIEAELAKQSWSRNGFIHCHVASGVAELTGTIFDERERLAAKVAAENIAGVTSVRDLLVWVDPYYGIALPPPDAEVRQA, encoded by the coding sequence ATGCTCGTTCAAGACATCATGACATCGCCGGCGATCACTGCGACGACATCCTGTTCCGTCGCCGAAGCCGCCAAGCTGATGCTCGACAACAGGATCAGCGGTCTACCGGTCGTCGATGCCAACGGAGCGCTCGTCGGCATCGTCAGCGAAGGGGACTTCCTGCGCCGCAGCGAATTGAACACCGAACGCAAGCGGCCGTGGCTGCTCGAATGGCTGACGAGCTCCGGAAAGATCGCCGCAGAATATGTCCGAACCCATGGGCGGCGGATCCAGGAGGTGATGACCGCGCAGGTCAGCACGATCGCGCCGACCGCTGCCATTTCGGACGCCGTCAGATTGATGGAACGTCAGGATATCAAGCGTCTGCCCGTGGTGGAGAACGGCAGGCTCGTCGGCATCGTTGCGCGCTCAGACCTCTTGCGAGCCCTGTCTCGGGCGCTCCCGGCGGCACCGCTTTCGCCCGAGGACGCTCAGATCCAGGCGGCAATCGAAGCAGAACTTGCAAAGCAGAGCTGGAGCCGCAACGGCTTCATCCATTGCCACGTCGCCAGTGGTGTCGCCGAGCTGACGGGAACGATTTTCGACGAACGCGAGCGTTTGGCCGCAAAAGTCGCGGCCGAGAACATTGCAGGCGTGACGTCGGTCAGGGACCTGCTCGTCTGGGTCGACCCCTATTACGGCATCGCCCTGCCGCCGCCGGATGCTGAGGTGAGGCAGGCTTGA
- the adhP gene encoding alcohol dehydrogenase AdhP translates to MTSKMMKAAVVREFGKPLAIECVPVPVPGPGEILVKVVACGVCHTDLHAAEGDWPVKPLLPFIPGHEAAGVVAALGPGVTEFKEGDAVGVAWLHDACLRCEYCETGWETLCEHQHNTGYSCNGGFAEYVIASAAFAARLPAGVDFAEIAPILCAGVTTYKGLKETEARPGEWVAISGVGGLGHVAIQYAKAMGFKVIALDVAAAKLDLARHVGADLALNARSEDTVEKVLKATGGGAHGVLVTAVSPPAFSQALGMVRRKGTVSLVGLPPGNFPMPIFDVVLKRITVRGSIVGTRRDLDEALSFACEGRVRAEIAKAPLDDVNDIFAGLKAGTIEGRTVLDIAGEASIFAAQDQSAA, encoded by the coding sequence ATGACGAGCAAGATGATGAAGGCGGCGGTGGTTCGGGAGTTCGGCAAGCCTCTCGCAATCGAATGCGTGCCGGTGCCTGTTCCGGGTCCAGGTGAAATCCTGGTGAAGGTCGTTGCCTGCGGAGTATGCCACACTGATCTGCATGCCGCTGAGGGCGATTGGCCCGTCAAGCCGTTGCTGCCCTTCATTCCCGGCCACGAGGCGGCCGGGGTCGTCGCGGCTCTCGGTCCAGGCGTCACCGAATTCAAGGAAGGCGATGCCGTCGGCGTCGCCTGGCTGCACGACGCCTGCTTGCGCTGCGAATATTGCGAAACAGGTTGGGAAACCCTCTGTGAACACCAGCACAATACCGGCTACAGCTGCAATGGCGGCTTTGCCGAATATGTCATTGCCTCGGCCGCTTTCGCCGCCCGCCTTCCTGCCGGTGTCGATTTCGCGGAGATCGCGCCAATCCTCTGCGCCGGTGTCACGACCTATAAGGGACTGAAGGAAACCGAAGCTCGGCCCGGCGAATGGGTGGCGATATCGGGCGTCGGCGGCCTCGGCCATGTTGCGATCCAATATGCCAAAGCGATGGGTTTCAAGGTGATCGCTCTCGACGTCGCTGCCGCCAAACTTGACCTTGCCCGCCACGTCGGCGCCGATCTAGCGCTCAACGCGCGCTCCGAAGACACCGTCGAAAAGGTGCTGAAGGCGACGGGCGGCGGAGCGCATGGCGTTCTCGTCACCGCCGTCTCGCCGCCTGCCTTCTCGCAGGCACTTGGCATGGTGCGTCGCAAAGGCACCGTTAGCCTCGTCGGCCTGCCTCCGGGCAACTTCCCGATGCCGATTTTCGACGTCGTGCTGAAGCGCATCACCGTGCGCGGCTCGATCGTCGGTACGCGCCGCGATCTCGACGAAGCGCTCTCTTTCGCTTGCGAGGGCCGAGTCCGAGCTGAGATCGCCAAGGCGCCGCTCGATGACGTCAATGATATTTTCGCCGGCCTCAAGGCGGGAACCATCGAGGGCCGCACGGTGCTCGATATTGCAGGAGAGGCGAGCATCTTCGCAGCGCAGGATCAGTCCGCAGCATAG
- a CDS encoding zinc-dependent alcohol dehydrogenase family protein, which translates to MKAMVLEAVGSPLRPVEWPDPVPQSGQLMLRVEACAVCRTDLHVCDGDLSAPKLPLIPGHEIVGRVEAVGEGVPSQRVGQRVGVPWLGHTCGCCSFCLNNEENLCDQPQFTGYTRDGGFATHVVADADYAFVLDEQADPVALAPLLCAGLIGWRSLKQAGGGARIGLYGFGAAAHIIAQVCRWQGREVYAFSRPGDDAAQRFALDLGAAWAGGSDQRPPVMLDAAIIFAPVGQLVPAALQAVRKGGRVVCGGIHMSDLPAMAYALIWGERSLVSVANLTRRDAEEFFPVARQAGVRTHTTTYPLMDANRALDDLRAGRLSGAAVLTP; encoded by the coding sequence ATGAAAGCAATGGTTCTCGAAGCGGTCGGATCCCCTCTGCGTCCGGTCGAGTGGCCCGATCCCGTCCCGCAAAGCGGGCAACTGATGTTGAGAGTGGAAGCTTGCGCCGTTTGCAGGACCGATCTTCACGTTTGTGACGGCGATCTTTCCGCGCCGAAGCTTCCGCTCATTCCCGGCCATGAGATCGTCGGCCGCGTCGAGGCGGTGGGAGAGGGTGTGCCTTCACAGCGGGTCGGACAGAGGGTCGGCGTTCCCTGGCTTGGCCACACCTGTGGCTGCTGTTCTTTCTGCTTGAACAATGAGGAAAACCTTTGCGATCAGCCGCAGTTCACCGGCTATACGCGTGATGGCGGTTTTGCCACTCATGTCGTTGCCGATGCTGATTACGCCTTTGTGCTGGATGAGCAGGCCGATCCGGTAGCGCTTGCGCCGTTGCTGTGTGCTGGTCTCATAGGGTGGCGTTCATTGAAGCAGGCCGGCGGCGGCGCCAGGATCGGGTTATACGGCTTCGGTGCGGCCGCCCATATCATCGCGCAGGTCTGCCGTTGGCAGGGCCGCGAAGTCTATGCTTTTTCACGCCCAGGCGACGATGCGGCACAGCGTTTCGCGCTTGACCTCGGCGCCGCGTGGGCGGGAGGTTCGGATCAACGCCCGCCCGTCATGCTAGACGCGGCGATCATCTTCGCTCCGGTTGGCCAACTCGTGCCTGCGGCTTTGCAGGCAGTGCGGAAAGGAGGTAGGGTGGTCTGCGGTGGCATCCATATGAGCGATCTTCCGGCAATGGCCTATGCGCTCATCTGGGGCGAACGAAGTCTTGTATCTGTTGCAAATCTCACCCGGCGGGATGCCGAAGAGTTCTTTCCCGTCGCTCGTCAGGCAGGAGTCAGGACCCACACGACCACCTATCCATTGATGGACGCGAATAGGGCGCTCGACGATCTCAGGGCCGGCCGCTTGAGCGGCGCAGCCGTGCTGACGCCGTAG
- a CDS encoding hemerythrin domain-containing protein yields the protein MASPRLSNEELLALEAEHRALADVVDDIGTMADRIARLPWERAKDELERLDCCLRDRLLPHERRDEQVYERLRRKYAAPDILAGMSRTHMEMQRQIHNLTVMRKTFESGTPTQAQLYEVQRLLHGLEAITRLHFARRKRFTVRWRSNECLLPCPHLLLGCRAQQWCVSLIVLDHRFDQRDAEDSGQHENEYDQQKVIDDKPSQPSSNGEMIHGIPPIARGESMATMVFMALLRSIREPQSEAR from the coding sequence ATGGCCTCGCCTCGGCTGAGCAACGAGGAGCTGCTGGCACTGGAGGCTGAGCATAGGGCGTTGGCTGACGTGGTGGATGACATCGGCACGATGGCCGATCGGATTGCACGCTTGCCTTGGGAAAGGGCAAAAGACGAGCTGGAAAGGCTGGATTGTTGCCTGCGTGACCGGCTCCTTCCCCACGAGAGGAGAGACGAACAAGTTTACGAGCGCCTTCGCCGAAAATATGCAGCGCCGGATATACTGGCCGGAATGAGCCGGACGCACATGGAAATGCAACGGCAAATTCACAATCTCACCGTCATGCGCAAGACGTTCGAAAGCGGCACACCGACACAGGCGCAGCTTTATGAGGTCCAGCGACTGCTCCACGGCCTGGAGGCGATTACGCGCCTTCATTTTGCCAGGAGGAAGAGATTTACCGTTCGCTGGAGATCGAATGAGTGTCTCCTCCCTTGCCCGCATCTGCTACTGGGGTGTCGAGCGCAGCAATGGTGCGTTTCTCTGATCGTGCTGGATCACCGATTTGATCAGCGGGACGCTGAAGACAGTGGCCAGCATGAGAATGAGTACGATCAACAGAAGGTGATCGATGATAAGCCATCGCAGCCATCGTCCAACGGGGAAATGATTCACGGCATTCCTCCGATCGCACGCGGCGAGTCAATGGCAACCATGGTCTTCATGGCACTTCTCCGATCTATCAGGGAACCGCAGTCTGAAGCGCGTTGA
- a CDS encoding CBS domain-containing protein encodes MLQIRSIMTPNPTTIGPNVKIWEAANAMVDRHISGLPVVDQSGDLLGIISESDFLRRGEIHTQAPHSLWRDFFASRGGLAEEYAKSFGNDVGEVMSSPAVTVQPDASIETAAKLMAEKNVKRLPVVEGNQLIGIVTRFDVMAALVRELTRHCAARTDSDIQSALEAELARQKWGDSVTLHVADGVVTLEGRVLDSREKTALHVAAENTIGVKRVDDRVQVVAPPDMPVPPPGFYL; translated from the coding sequence ATGCTACAAATTCGATCAATCATGACTCCCAACCCGACGACGATCGGGCCGAACGTGAAGATATGGGAGGCTGCCAATGCTATGGTCGATCGCCACATCAGCGGGTTACCGGTCGTCGATCAATCCGGCGACCTGCTTGGCATCATCAGCGAAAGCGACTTCCTGCGGCGCGGCGAAATCCACACGCAAGCTCCCCACAGCCTCTGGCGTGATTTCTTCGCTTCCCGCGGCGGGTTGGCCGAAGAGTACGCGAAAAGCTTCGGAAACGACGTTGGAGAAGTAATGTCTTCCCCGGCAGTGACCGTGCAGCCGGATGCATCCATCGAAACCGCCGCCAAGCTGATGGCGGAAAAGAACGTGAAGCGTCTTCCGGTGGTCGAAGGCAACCAGCTCATCGGTATCGTCACCCGCTTCGACGTCATGGCCGCACTCGTCCGCGAGCTTACCAGGCATTGCGCCGCACGAACGGACAGCGATATCCAAAGTGCGCTGGAGGCGGAACTCGCTCGGCAAAAATGGGGAGATTCCGTGACTCTGCACGTCGCCGATGGCGTGGTCACGCTGGAAGGCCGAGTGCTGGACTCGCGGGAAAAGACGGCCCTGCACGTGGCTGCAGAAAACACCATCGGCGTAAAGCGGGTGGATGATCGAGTCCAGGTCGTGGCGCCTCCGGACATGCCGGTGCCGCCACCCGGCTTCTATCTTTGA
- a CDS encoding cation-translocating P-type ATPase: MTIPIPHPFAAGLGSRSGLVTEEAESRLVRYGPNILPEPETPSFAFVFLRQFRSPLIYILVLAAAISLVVSDTKDAVFIGVVLLLNGLIGSLQEYSAGRAALALRKLEQPRAAVIRDGEVREIEARLLVPGDLVLLEAGGRVPADLALVEATDLLCDESLLTGESLATRKAARPAGVPVEEGKTATAFAGTLVTRGRGTGVVTGTGLRTEIGKIAAEIGRASASQPPLMIRLARFSNAIAWAVGVTSLVLIGIGLMRGLAWSDLFLMSVGLAVSAIPEGLPIAISIALAISMRRMAKRDVIVRRMPAVESLGSCTMIATDKTGTLTLNELTVTDIRLPDGTDLALDAGTDLDTCEIKAANMSVAEARVRAGRLLRAAALPNEGSLMQDENGWKGVGDTVDVALLAAARKAGLAQEKMAADYPLLARIPYEPDLKYAASFHRGSERVRIFAKGSTETLLSMADRMDIGDRVVEIDRDRLLAQKEEMAARGLRVLAFAEGEIRSDADATFGHHHLIDLVFLGIAGMQDPIRQEVPQAIRECRAAGVEVAMVTGDDPKTAAAIAAQAGLHFGPSQITTGDAVREAEAAGPERLDELTKSARIYARVVPNQKLAIVLSMARNGHFVAVTGDGVNDAPALKHAHVGVAMGVKGTEVAKESADIVVADDNFASIVSGIREGRTAYSNIRKVILMLTATGAAEMLLFLLAIPLGLPMPLLPVQLLWLNLVTNGIQDVTLAGERPEGDELARPPRLPKEPIFDGLMVRRIVQSALVIGGGGFAVFYWLLSQGYQVSEARNLLLLLFVMFENVQTLSCRSERRSLFSRSFFQNPLLLASIVAAQAIHIGAMHVPWFREVLGLAPISLAEWALTLLAAASLLLVIEMDKLRGRTSSNTHLHEIEAE, translated from the coding sequence GTGACCATTCCCATTCCCCACCCATTCGCCGCCGGTCTCGGCAGTCGTAGCGGCCTCGTCACTGAAGAGGCCGAGAGCCGGCTGGTGCGTTACGGTCCAAATATTCTGCCCGAGCCTGAGACCCCCTCTTTCGCGTTTGTCTTCTTGCGGCAGTTCCGCAGCCCCCTGATTTATATCCTGGTTCTGGCAGCCGCCATCTCCCTGGTGGTCAGTGATACCAAGGATGCAGTCTTTATCGGCGTCGTCTTGCTGCTGAACGGCTTGATCGGCAGTCTGCAGGAATATTCGGCAGGCCGAGCTGCGCTGGCGCTTCGAAAGCTCGAACAACCGCGTGCCGCCGTCATTCGCGACGGAGAGGTGCGGGAGATTGAAGCACGCCTGCTGGTGCCGGGAGATCTCGTGCTTCTGGAAGCCGGCGGAAGAGTTCCGGCTGACCTCGCACTGGTCGAGGCGACCGACCTTCTGTGCGACGAATCCCTCCTTACCGGAGAATCGCTGGCGACGCGCAAAGCGGCACGGCCCGCTGGCGTGCCGGTTGAGGAGGGCAAGACGGCAACCGCATTCGCCGGCACGCTGGTCACGCGTGGACGGGGCACGGGCGTCGTGACAGGGACAGGACTTAGAACCGAGATCGGCAAGATTGCCGCCGAAATCGGCAGGGCATCCGCATCGCAACCGCCACTGATGATCCGGCTTGCTCGTTTCTCCAATGCGATCGCCTGGGCGGTGGGAGTGACGTCGCTGGTCTTGATCGGCATCGGCCTGATGCGAGGGCTCGCGTGGAGCGATCTTTTCCTCATGTCGGTCGGTCTTGCCGTGAGCGCAATTCCAGAAGGCCTGCCCATCGCAATCTCGATTGCGCTCGCGATCAGCATGCGTCGCATGGCGAAGCGCGACGTCATTGTGCGGCGAATGCCGGCGGTCGAATCGCTGGGCTCCTGCACCATGATCGCCACCGACAAGACAGGGACTCTGACGCTCAACGAGCTCACGGTTACCGATATCCGGCTCCCGGACGGCACCGATCTTGCCCTTGATGCGGGTACTGACCTGGACACCTGCGAGATCAAGGCGGCCAATATGAGCGTGGCGGAGGCACGCGTGCGCGCCGGCCGACTGCTCAGAGCGGCCGCGCTTCCCAACGAGGGTTCGCTCATGCAGGACGAGAACGGCTGGAAAGGCGTCGGCGACACGGTCGACGTCGCCCTATTGGCCGCCGCGCGTAAGGCGGGATTGGCGCAAGAGAAGATGGCAGCGGATTATCCCTTGCTCGCCCGCATCCCTTATGAGCCCGATCTGAAATATGCTGCCTCCTTCCATCGCGGGAGCGAACGCGTGCGCATCTTCGCGAAGGGCTCGACTGAGACACTGCTCAGCATGGCCGACCGGATGGATATCGGCGACCGGGTGGTGGAAATCGACAGAGACAGGCTTCTCGCCCAGAAGGAGGAGATGGCGGCCCGCGGGCTTCGGGTTCTCGCTTTCGCAGAGGGCGAAATCCGCAGTGATGCCGACGCCACCTTCGGCCACCATCATCTTATCGACCTCGTATTCCTTGGTATTGCGGGCATGCAGGATCCGATCCGCCAGGAAGTTCCGCAGGCGATCCGAGAATGCCGCGCCGCCGGCGTCGAGGTAGCGATGGTGACGGGCGACGACCCCAAAACAGCAGCGGCCATCGCCGCTCAGGCGGGTTTGCACTTCGGCCCGAGCCAAATCACCACCGGCGACGCGGTGCGCGAGGCCGAAGCCGCAGGCCCGGAGCGGCTGGATGAGCTTACGAAAAGCGCGCGCATCTATGCCCGCGTCGTTCCCAATCAGAAGCTTGCGATTGTGCTCTCCATGGCGCGCAACGGCCATTTCGTGGCGGTGACCGGAGACGGCGTCAATGACGCTCCAGCCCTGAAACACGCTCATGTCGGTGTCGCCATGGGCGTGAAGGGTACGGAGGTCGCCAAGGAGAGCGCGGACATCGTCGTTGCCGACGACAATTTCGCCTCCATCGTCAGCGGCATTCGCGAGGGTAGAACCGCCTATTCCAACATTCGCAAAGTCATCCTCATGTTGACGGCGACAGGAGCTGCGGAAATGCTGCTGTTCCTGCTGGCGATTCCGCTCGGTCTTCCAATGCCACTGCTTCCCGTGCAGCTTCTCTGGCTGAATCTCGTCACGAATGGCATTCAGGACGTGACGCTCGCGGGAGAGCGACCTGAGGGCGACGAACTGGCCAGGCCACCTCGCCTCCCCAAGGAGCCGATCTTCGACGGGCTAATGGTTCGCCGGATCGTCCAATCCGCGCTCGTCATAGGCGGCGGTGGCTTTGCAGTCTTCTATTGGCTGCTGTCACAGGGCTACCAGGTCTCCGAGGCGCGCAATCTACTGCTTCTGCTTTTCGTCATGTTTGAGAATGTACAAACTCTCAGCTGCCGTTCCGAGCGTCGCTCGCTCTTCTCGCGATCCTTTTTCCAAAACCCGCTGCTGCTCGCCAGTATCGTAGCGGCCCAAGCCATCCATATCGGCGCCATGCATGTCCCGTGGTTCCGTGAGGTGCTTGGCCTGGCGCCGATCTCGCTGGCGGAATGGGCGCTGACGCTTCTGGCCGCCGCCTCGCTTCTGCTTGTAATAGAGATGGACAAATTGCGTGGACGTACCTCTTCAAACACGCACCTGCACGAGATCGAGGCTGAATGA
- a CDS encoding ATPase inhibitor subunit zeta, which produces MMGIIDEREEALEKEYIMKLERTFHIRARRDRMLARWAAELIGRNDFDVYFDEVISAGLLESGDEKVFKKVLSDLQYADLAINAQTVREKMEQLLLEAARSLDEAG; this is translated from the coding sequence ATGATGGGCATCATCGACGAGCGTGAAGAAGCACTCGAGAAAGAGTACATCATGAAGCTCGAGCGTACGTTCCATATCCGGGCGAGGCGCGACCGGATGCTGGCACGCTGGGCGGCCGAGCTCATCGGACGAAATGACTTTGACGTCTATTTCGACGAAGTCATTTCCGCCGGGTTGCTGGAGTCAGGAGACGAGAAAGTCTTCAAAAAGGTCCTGAGCGACCTGCAATATGCGGATCTCGCGATCAACGCTCAGACGGTTCGCGAGAAAATGGAGCAGCTTCTGCTTGAAGCGGCAAGGTCTCTCGACGAGGCCGGGTAG
- a CDS encoding arsenic transporter, with product MTEHAMTWGIAGLTAMGVVVRPFRWPEAIWAVFGALLLLAFRLVGPEDALAGVAKGGDVYLFLIGMMLLSELARREGLFDWIAAIATACAKGSPRRLFVLVYLVGVVVTVFLSNDATAVVLTPAVYAACRTARVKDPMPYLLICAFIANAASFVLPISNPANLVIFAGGDMPSLSRWLSTFMLPSIISILATFICLYWTQRRALADDTLAADTQRRPLSGSARLAGWGILLTAIVLIAASAMHVDLGVPTFAAGTITTAIVLLLTRQSPAETLKGISWSVLPLVAGLFVIVESLDHTGLTKLLSDQLASLASASQSQAIAVAGLLVGVICNLVNNLPAGLLAGSVVQAAGVSDKIAGAVLIGVDLGPNLSVTGSLATILWLSALRREGLHIGAWTFLKLGTVVMFPALILSLGSLLLF from the coding sequence ATGACCGAACATGCCATGACCTGGGGTATCGCCGGCCTCACTGCGATGGGCGTCGTCGTCCGTCCCTTTCGATGGCCGGAGGCGATCTGGGCCGTATTCGGCGCCCTGCTCCTGCTCGCCTTCCGCCTGGTCGGACCCGAAGATGCCCTGGCCGGCGTCGCCAAGGGCGGCGACGTGTATCTGTTTCTGATCGGCATGATGCTGCTGTCCGAGCTTGCCCGGCGCGAAGGCCTGTTCGACTGGATCGCCGCCATTGCCACAGCCTGTGCCAAAGGTTCACCTCGACGTCTTTTCGTGCTGGTCTATCTTGTTGGCGTGGTTGTCACCGTCTTTCTTTCCAACGATGCGACGGCCGTGGTGCTGACGCCGGCCGTCTATGCCGCCTGCCGGACGGCGCGGGTGAAGGACCCGATGCCTTATCTCCTGATCTGCGCCTTCATCGCCAATGCCGCAAGCTTCGTTCTGCCGATTTCCAATCCGGCCAATCTGGTGATCTTTGCCGGCGGCGACATGCCGTCGCTGTCCCGCTGGCTGTCAACATTCATGCTGCCGTCGATCATTTCGATCCTCGCCACGTTCATCTGCCTCTATTGGACGCAGCGCCGCGCCCTTGCAGACGATACGCTTGCCGCGGATACGCAACGACGGCCCCTCTCGGGCAGCGCCCGCCTGGCCGGATGGGGAATCCTGCTGACAGCGATCGTTCTGATCGCGGCGTCGGCCATGCATGTCGATCTCGGGGTGCCGACCTTTGCTGCAGGCACGATCACCACCGCGATTGTTCTGCTGCTGACGCGGCAAAGCCCGGCCGAGACGCTGAAAGGCATAAGCTGGAGCGTTCTGCCGCTGGTCGCGGGCCTGTTCGTAATCGTGGAATCTCTCGACCACACCGGCTTGACGAAGCTTCTCTCCGATCAATTGGCTTCACTAGCCTCGGCTTCGCAATCGCAGGCGATCGCCGTTGCGGGCCTGCTCGTCGGTGTGATCTGCAACCTCGTGAACAATCTTCCGGCGGGCCTGCTTGCCGGAAGCGTAGTGCAGGCAGCCGGTGTCTCCGACAAGATCGCGGGGGCCGTACTGATCGGCGTCGATCTCGGACCCAACCTGTCGGTGACGGGGTCGCTGGCGACGATCCTGTGGCTGTCTGCGCTCCGGCGCGAAGGCCTGCATATCGGCGCCTGGACGTTTCTAAAGCTCGGAACCGTCGTCATGTTCCCCGCGCTCATTCTGTCTCTGGGGTCGCTCCTCCTGTTTTGA
- a CDS encoding ATP-binding protein, with translation MLVRFLAGSIHRQIALLAVAPVVLFAILGIISENLTIKEPESVSQARAVAMRIEFVTEMIRSAETADQETAILDAARRTGLQVAEVSAAELQGPELEVEEGDFRSEIQKNLSPDVDAKLRAATETGHLKPSLVVSIDQRRALAFLPPPAVPDSRITDREISDFLATMAMFVPVVLLSLYGSRMIASPLQRFSQAARDLDPDKGPERPFDEIGPPEVRTLAKSLNDMRSRVRGMIEARTRMLRAISHDLRTPLTRLRLRAERSTEPSLRAALLADIDALALMVDETLVYLRKDASKETQLRADLPSLINTVCNDFADMGYSVSYDGPDRFAYPCRPHALKRAIANLIDNGTKFARHVNVELHVKPDRAISISVTDDGPGIPLEFHAHVLEPFYKLDSARNDRGFGLGLSIVRDIVESHFGTLRLENATPRGLIAELNLPSPDSINTQANTTAAESTVTMTPP, from the coding sequence ATGCTGGTGCGATTTCTTGCAGGTTCCATCCACCGGCAGATCGCCCTGCTTGCCGTCGCGCCCGTCGTCCTCTTTGCAATCCTCGGCATCATCAGCGAAAACCTGACAATCAAGGAGCCTGAAAGCGTCTCTCAGGCGCGCGCGGTTGCCATGCGCATCGAGTTCGTTACCGAGATGATCCGCTCTGCCGAGACCGCTGATCAGGAGACCGCCATTCTTGACGCTGCGAGAAGGACAGGACTTCAAGTCGCCGAGGTCTCAGCGGCAGAACTGCAAGGCCCCGAGCTGGAGGTGGAGGAAGGTGACTTTCGTTCCGAAATCCAGAAAAATCTTTCGCCGGATGTCGACGCCAAGCTACGGGCGGCGACCGAGACAGGCCACCTTAAGCCGTCGCTGGTCGTTAGCATCGATCAGCGCCGCGCCCTTGCTTTCTTACCGCCGCCTGCCGTGCCCGACTCCCGCATCACAGATCGCGAAATCAGCGACTTCCTCGCGACCATGGCAATGTTCGTGCCCGTCGTCCTGCTGTCCCTCTACGGCAGCCGCATGATCGCTTCGCCGCTTCAACGCTTTTCTCAGGCCGCACGCGATCTCGATCCGGATAAGGGCCCGGAGCGCCCCTTCGACGAAATCGGGCCACCTGAAGTCCGTACACTTGCGAAGTCGCTAAACGACATGCGGAGCCGCGTCCGGGGGATGATCGAGGCGCGCACGCGCATGTTGCGCGCCATCAGCCATGATCTGAGAACGCCGCTGACGCGTTTGCGCCTCAGGGCGGAGCGTTCAACCGAACCGTCCCTGCGCGCCGCATTGCTGGCGGACATCGACGCCTTGGCGCTGATGGTCGATGAGACCTTGGTCTACCTCAGGAAGGACGCTTCGAAGGAAACCCAGCTGAGAGCCGACCTGCCGAGCCTTATAAACACCGTCTGCAACGATTTTGCCGATATGGGCTATTCGGTTTCCTATGACGGGCCTGATCGCTTCGCCTATCCGTGCCGACCTCACGCGCTCAAACGCGCTATCGCCAATCTCATCGACAACGGCACCAAATTTGCCCGGCACGTGAATGTCGAGCTTCATGTCAAGCCAGATCGGGCAATCAGCATCAGCGTCACCGACGACGGCCCCGGCATTCCTCTGGAATTCCACGCCCATGTCCTGGAGCCGTTCTATAAACTGGATTCTGCGCGTAACGATCGCGGATTCGGTTTGGGGCTTTCCATCGTGAGGGATATCGTCGAAAGCCATTTTGGAACGCTGAGGTTAGAAAATGCCACGCCGCGTGGCTTGATCGCCGAACTCAATCTGCCATCGCCCGATTCGATCAATACGCAGGCAAATACGACTGCGGCCGAATCCACAGTGACGATGACGCCACCATAG
- a CDS encoding MipA/OmpV family protein: protein MKKNIGLMILPALVMPLSAGNRAWAADPGELGAGEPPAPSGERPTGFRGKLHDWNVVVGAGAVYGPKFEGSKDFEVMPVPFVSASFFNDRVHVGPTGLLIDIYKVENFKISARGGMEFGRDEDDADHLEGLGDIDSGAKVGGVISYELGPIELSAGVDKIIGGSDGVTGTFGAEYSHLVGQFIFSAGASATWADKNYMKSYFGVTPLQSARSGLDVYDAGAGFKRIDLTASVTYLASEHWFVRGQAELGILTGDARNSPVVQKDTQPSVMMFVGYKF, encoded by the coding sequence ATGAAGAAGAATATTGGTTTGATGATTTTGCCGGCGCTGGTCATGCCCCTTTCAGCAGGCAATAGGGCATGGGCGGCGGATCCCGGCGAACTTGGCGCCGGTGAACCGCCTGCGCCATCCGGCGAACGTCCCACTGGTTTCCGCGGCAAGCTTCACGACTGGAATGTCGTTGTGGGAGCTGGTGCCGTGTATGGCCCGAAATTCGAGGGGTCGAAGGATTTCGAGGTCATGCCGGTTCCTTTTGTTTCCGCAAGCTTCTTCAACGATCGCGTACATGTCGGACCGACTGGCTTGCTGATCGATATCTACAAGGTCGAGAATTTCAAGATCAGCGCCAGGGGCGGCATGGAATTCGGTCGCGACGAAGACGACGCCGATCATCTGGAGGGATTAGGGGATATCGATTCCGGTGCAAAGGTCGGCGGCGTGATATCCTACGAGCTTGGACCCATCGAGCTTAGTGCAGGTGTCGACAAGATCATCGGCGGCAGCGACGGTGTCACCGGGACATTCGGTGCTGAATATTCCCACCTGGTCGGCCAGTTCATCTTCTCCGCCGGGGCATCGGCTACCTGGGCGGACAAGAATTACATGAAGTCCTATTTCGGCGTCACTCCCTTGCAGTCGGCAAGGTCTGGCCTTGACGTCTACGATGCAGGCGCGGGCTTCAAACGCATCGATCTCACCGCATCCGTGACTTATCTGGCATCCGAGCACTGGTTCGTGCGCGGTCAGGCCGAACTGGGGATCCTGACCGGCGACGCGCGCAATAGCCCGGTGGTTCAGAAGGACACCCAGCCTTCCGTCATGATGTTCGTCGGCTACAAGTTCTGA